The following proteins are encoded in a genomic region of Vanessa cardui chromosome W, ilVanCard2.1, whole genome shotgun sequence:
- the LOC124542645 gene encoding uncharacterized protein LOC124542645 has translation MDRRMGKHLEGKVRPIVVTFTTYGRKITILKNKKCIQNKTIYIKEDYPPQVLEARKKLQEKLKKEKKDGKIAYLRYDKPIVREKHSKDNSEEQEDITKNTETDKTRKKRELEITPSGQIRNYYKNPTQQQAVKKNKMQPYTNRTGKSQGSMENFFAKQNTESCKLTGECKKLLSSNTSDE, from the coding sequence ATGGATCGAAGAATGGGAAAACATCTAGAAGGCAAAGTGAGACCTATTGTCGTCACTTTTACGACTTATGGCAGAAAAAtcacaatattaaaaaacaagaaatgtATACAGAACaaaactatttacataaaagaagaCTACCCACCTCAAGTTCTGGAAGCAAGAAAGAAACTAcaagaaaagttaaaaaaagaaaaaaaagacggAAAAATTGCATACTTGAGGTACGACAAACCCATAGTTCGAGAAAAGCACAGCAAAGATAACAGCGAAGAACAAGAAGACATAACAAAAAATACCGAAACAGACAAGACAAGGAAAAAGCGGGAACTCGAAATAACTCCCTCTGGCCAGATaagaaattattacaaaaacccAACACAACAACAAGcagtaaaaaagaataaaatgcaACCATATACGAATAGAACGGGAAAATCGCAGGGCTCTATGGAAAATTTCTTTGCTAAACAAAATACTGAGTCATGCAAGTTAACAGGGGAATGTAAAAAATTATTGTCTTCGAACACCTCAGACGAATAG